The Agrobacterium vitis genome has a segment encoding these proteins:
- a CDS encoding dienelactone hydrolase family protein, which translates to MRMSTVHLFAPVVLAALCSVTSSLPAKSAPAVSLKPFKDELFSGQTVLESRDKGDFQTIDYQEMRDINGRDEIPERRVKASYVSLGVRHQQKDETLDLGDAGKLDVTRTGPADGAAFTVIFIHGRGGDRRLGADDYKFGGNFNRLKNLANDNGGTYYAPSVRSFDQSGVTQIAALIDYASAHSGGRPIVLSCASMGSFICWGLTRDDRIVAKLSGMAILGGASDPDFTASAAFKRKLPMWFTHGSRDSVYAAGDQIALYERLHRTGYPTRFTLFLTGSHGTPVRMTDWRAVLNWLIR; encoded by the coding sequence ATGCGGATGTCCACAGTTCATTTGTTCGCCCCCGTGGTTCTGGCCGCTCTCTGCTCGGTCACCAGCTCTTTGCCTGCAAAGAGTGCGCCTGCCGTTAGCCTCAAACCGTTCAAGGACGAGCTGTTTTCCGGCCAGACCGTGCTGGAAAGCCGCGACAAGGGTGATTTCCAGACCATCGATTATCAGGAAATGCGCGACATCAACGGCCGCGACGAAATTCCTGAGCGCCGGGTCAAGGCCTCCTACGTCTCGCTCGGTGTGCGTCACCAGCAAAAGGACGAGACGCTGGATCTCGGTGATGCCGGCAAGCTGGATGTGACGAGGACCGGACCTGCGGACGGCGCGGCATTCACGGTGATTTTCATTCATGGCCGGGGCGGGGACCGCCGCCTTGGGGCCGATGACTACAAATTCGGTGGCAATTTCAATCGGCTGAAAAATCTCGCCAATGACAATGGCGGCACCTATTACGCACCTTCCGTGCGCTCCTTCGACCAATCGGGGGTGACGCAGATTGCCGCCCTGATCGATTATGCCTCGGCCCATTCCGGCGGCCGTCCGATTGTGCTGTCTTGTGCGTCTATGGGCAGTTTCATCTGTTGGGGCCTGACCCGTGACGACCGAATCGTTGCAAAACTGTCCGGCATGGCCATTCTCGGCGGAGCCAGCGATCCGGATTTTACCGCGAGTGCGGCCTTCAAACGCAAGCTGCCGATGTGGTTTACCCATGGCAGCCGCGACAGCGTCTATGCTGCCGGCGATCAGATCGCGCTTTACGAACGTTTGCACCGCACCGGCTATCCAACCCGTTTCACGTTGTTTCTGACTGGTTCTCACGGGACGCCGGTGCGCATGACCGATTGGCGCGCCGTGCTCAACTGGCTGATCCGCTAG
- the parE gene encoding DNA topoisomerase IV subunit B — MTDKIMDDNNDLFAALPSTPAKAAKTLKGAADVTDAGTATVTAAQPETPAKTVAFGSATPASTGNPDDYGASSIRVLEGLEPVRMRPGMYIGGTDEKALHHLFAEVIDNSMDEAVAGHANFIDVHLDAEGFLTVSDNGRGIPVELHPQVPGKSTLEVIMTKLHAGGKFDGKAYETSGGLHGVGVSVVNALSDLLEVEVARNRKLYRQRFSRGVPLGGLEELGDVHNRRGTRVRFHPDPQIFGDHAKFDPGRIFRMARSKAYLFGGVEIRWSCDPTILITGGDIPDKAVFHFPGGLKDYLAATLGKEFTVTREIFAGKTEKTGGHGAMEWAITWYGGDPQVHSYCNTIPTPEGGTHEAGLRIALTKGLKNYAELTQNKRAQQISTDDVMISAVGMLSVFIREPEFVGQTKDKLATVEAQRLVENALRDPFDHYLADNPNEAAKLLDWVIERAEERLRRRKEKEVNRKTAVRKLRLPGKLADCAQNTAEGAELFIVEGDSAGGSAKQARNRSNQAILPLRGKILNVGSASREKLMANQQIADLIQALGCGTRTKYRDEDLRYERIVIMTDADVDGAHIASLLITFFYQEMPELIRGNHLYLAVPPLYVIRQGAKTVYARDDAHRAELMETTFKGKKVEIGRFKGLGEMMPAQLKETTMDPAKRMLLKVEIDDVDFEGTRDAVDALMGTKPEARFRFIQERAAFAENLDI; from the coding sequence ATGACAGACAAGATCATGGACGATAACAACGACCTTTTCGCCGCCCTGCCGTCAACGCCTGCCAAGGCGGCGAAGACGCTGAAAGGTGCTGCCGATGTGACGGATGCTGGTACTGCGACTGTTACTGCCGCCCAACCGGAAACCCCGGCCAAGACAGTGGCTTTCGGCTCAGCCACGCCCGCCTCCACCGGCAATCCCGACGATTATGGCGCGTCCTCCATCCGTGTTCTGGAAGGGCTGGAGCCGGTGCGGATGCGTCCCGGCATGTATATCGGCGGCACGGACGAAAAGGCGTTGCACCATCTATTTGCCGAGGTGATCGACAATTCGATGGACGAGGCGGTGGCCGGCCATGCCAATTTCATCGATGTCCATCTGGATGCCGAAGGCTTCCTGACGGTTTCCGACAATGGTCGTGGTATTCCCGTCGAGCTGCATCCGCAGGTGCCAGGCAAATCCACCCTTGAAGTGATCATGACCAAGCTGCATGCGGGCGGCAAATTCGACGGTAAGGCCTATGAGACTTCGGGTGGTTTGCACGGCGTCGGCGTATCCGTCGTCAATGCGCTGTCTGATCTGCTGGAAGTGGAAGTGGCACGCAATCGCAAGCTCTATCGCCAGCGGTTTTCGCGTGGCGTGCCGCTGGGCGGGCTGGAAGAATTGGGCGATGTCCATAATCGGCGTGGGACGCGGGTGCGCTTTCACCCCGATCCGCAGATCTTCGGTGATCATGCGAAATTCGATCCGGGCCGGATTTTCCGCATGGCCCGCTCCAAGGCCTATCTGTTCGGTGGCGTGGAAATCCGCTGGTCCTGCGATCCGACGATTTTGATCACCGGCGGCGACATTCCGGATAAGGCGGTATTTCACTTCCCTGGCGGGTTGAAGGATTATTTGGCCGCAACACTCGGCAAGGAATTTACCGTCACCCGTGAAATTTTTGCCGGCAAGACCGAAAAGACCGGCGGCCATGGCGCGATGGAATGGGCCATTACCTGGTATGGTGGCGATCCACAGGTTCATTCCTATTGCAACACCATCCCGACGCCCGAAGGCGGCACCCACGAGGCCGGTTTGCGCATTGCGCTGACCAAAGGCTTGAAAAATTATGCCGAACTGACCCAGAACAAGCGCGCCCAGCAGATCAGCACTGATGACGTGATGATCTCGGCGGTCGGCATGCTGTCGGTTTTCATCCGCGAGCCGGAATTCGTCGGCCAGACCAAGGACAAGCTGGCGACGGTAGAAGCGCAGCGTCTGGTCGAAAATGCCCTGCGCGATCCTTTCGACCACTATCTGGCCGACAATCCGAATGAAGCCGCCAAGCTGCTAGACTGGGTGATCGAGCGGGCCGAGGAACGGCTGCGGCGGCGCAAGGAAAAGGAAGTCAATCGCAAGACAGCGGTGCGCAAGCTGCGCCTGCCCGGCAAGCTGGCAGATTGCGCCCAGAACACCGCCGAGGGCGCGGAACTGTTCATAGTCGAGGGTGATTCGGCTGGCGGCTCGGCCAAGCAGGCCCGTAATCGCTCCAACCAAGCCATTCTACCCTTGCGCGGCAAGATCCTCAATGTCGGCAGTGCCAGCCGTGAAAAGCTGATGGCCAACCAGCAGATCGCCGACCTGATCCAGGCACTCGGCTGTGGCACGCGGACGAAATATCGTGATGAAGACCTGCGCTATGAGCGTATCGTCATCATGACCGATGCCGATGTGGACGGCGCCCATATCGCTTCGCTGCTGATCACCTTTTTCTATCAGGAAATGCCGGAACTGATCCGGGGCAATCATCTCTATCTGGCCGTGCCACCGCTCTACGTGATCCGCCAGGGCGCAAAGACCGTCTATGCCCGCGATGACGCCCACCGCGCCGAACTGATGGAAACCACCTTCAAAGGCAAGAAAGTCGAAATCGGCCGCTTCAAAGGTCTCGGCGAAATGATGCCGGCGCAGTTGAAGGAAACCACCATGGACCCGGCCAAGCGGATGTTGCTGAAGGTCGAGATCGACGATGTCGATTTCGAAGGCACCCGCGATGCCGTGGATGCATTGATGGGGACTAAGCCGGAAGCCCGGTTCCGGTTTATTCAGGAGCGGGCCGCCTTTGCGGAAAATCTGGATATTTGA